The proteins below come from a single Parachlamydiales bacterium genomic window:
- a CDS encoding FHA domain-containing protein, protein MFKITIYSHGQSKEHSFAHKSRVVLGKAGSEGIDLPLEGEQLASHHLTIEAANNVYVLYNTSNDPFATLNGEPFGKRKLRDNDIIHAGQSTLRFQLVSESPEGKDLPINEQPLENILDSAIQSKNSNDFSVPFHSSTMADLERELEDLEELPYENDYKNGHLQYSQNEIELDEIESLVREVEAMEWEEVQALTLREHPTNSTPKAPSPYTHLNTGNADEIEPPLKGVEPSKVKANENLASSQNDAKKKPFTKPNETSKLPANNAKSTFFPYIHWKWWIVLSLLTLLLLFLLGGSFYYHMQDKRRLEETKAAQGVADIAMALMYARVNQIIPPNQNWSNPAYLKKNLGAVLSSKYQILATIDAHGQFSNSPYLLRIYPNKDLSQFIVIAQPAPSPLQSIFPRTTIIVDSKEMELRKLKDLRELNRVLATAKPFENFDTNSSSAIIKSGELIPLNSLTLSNSKLGFSPPRSLAVLRPGSDNRIYNAPRYYLFGERILNKIVALENEGYEISTASVAVQDLHELESLPNLVLYSTQGMTKALHAQRALATLSPDSKLLVGYLKLNPEGKVLSSQLLMKHALTPGWQKNRTDTEIALKETKDTPFLNDTEILEQNKFQLSLQSIQIARKEKLTLILNQIKALLDNQVTSPSIEFVQNYQLLNDELISVIATLNEENALQLRYLMRQYSDEPLDELLKKVQAAGLSQLLTSSPSPNTDNSDQLKEAFESKLSDIKQARNLESLEAAVQTAIQWIASDTLQDPQLLSGFQKQTSETVIQKLGDFLLSPQDNLPQTELVANKRLLLETVLSHAWIKDDEIKHYFLNEFDILSSQEE, encoded by the coding sequence ATGTTCAAAATCACAATTTACAGCCATGGCCAAAGCAAAGAGCATTCCTTTGCCCATAAATCCCGTGTCGTTTTAGGAAAAGCAGGCTCAGAGGGCATTGATTTACCCTTAGAGGGTGAACAACTTGCATCACACCATCTAACGATTGAAGCTGCAAACAACGTCTACGTCCTCTATAATACTTCCAATGATCCTTTTGCTACTCTTAATGGCGAACCCTTTGGAAAACGCAAGCTGCGTGACAATGATATTATTCACGCGGGTCAATCTACTCTGCGCTTTCAACTCGTTTCCGAATCACCTGAAGGCAAGGACCTTCCAATAAACGAACAGCCGCTTGAAAATATTCTGGACAGTGCTATTCAATCGAAAAATTCTAATGACTTTTCCGTTCCTTTCCACAGCAGCACTATGGCCGACCTGGAGAGAGAGCTTGAGGACTTAGAAGAACTCCCTTACGAAAATGATTATAAGAATGGACATCTGCAATATTCTCAAAATGAAATTGAATTGGATGAAATCGAATCCTTAGTACGGGAAGTAGAAGCAATGGAGTGGGAGGAAGTGCAGGCCTTGACGCTGCGCGAACATCCTACAAACTCGACTCCAAAAGCACCTTCCCCTTACACTCACTTAAATACCGGTAACGCGGATGAAATTGAGCCGCCTTTAAAAGGTGTCGAGCCGTCTAAAGTAAAAGCTAATGAGAATCTAGCTTCTTCACAAAATGACGCTAAGAAAAAGCCATTTACAAAGCCGAATGAAACCTCCAAACTTCCCGCAAACAACGCAAAAAGCACCTTTTTTCCATATATCCATTGGAAATGGTGGATTGTCCTTTCCTTATTGACATTGTTACTGCTCTTCTTACTCGGTGGAAGTTTCTATTACCACATGCAAGATAAACGACGTTTAGAAGAGACAAAAGCAGCTCAAGGTGTAGCCGATATTGCTATGGCGCTAATGTACGCCCGTGTAAACCAAATTATCCCTCCCAATCAAAATTGGTCTAATCCCGCATATCTAAAGAAAAATTTGGGTGCAGTCCTATCCTCTAAATACCAGATTTTAGCTACCATTGATGCACATGGCCAATTCAGCAATAGCCCTTACTTACTAAGGATTTACCCTAACAAGGATCTCTCCCAGTTTATTGTTATTGCACAACCTGCTCCTAGTCCACTCCAATCTATTTTTCCTCGTACTACAATTATTGTGGACTCAAAAGAAATGGAACTGCGCAAGCTCAAAGATCTGCGGGAACTGAATAGAGTCCTTGCGACAGCAAAACCTTTTGAGAATTTTGATACCAATTCCAGTTCTGCAATCATTAAAAGCGGCGAACTCATTCCTCTTAACTCCCTGACACTTAGCAACAGTAAGCTTGGCTTTTCACCCCCCCGCTCCCTGGCTGTTCTTAGACCGGGTTCAGATAACCGTATCTATAATGCTCCTCGTTACTATCTCTTCGGAGAACGTATCCTGAACAAGATTGTAGCGCTGGAAAATGAAGGGTATGAGATTTCCACCGCTTCTGTTGCTGTACAAGACCTCCACGAATTGGAGAGCCTACCCAACTTAGTCCTCTACTCTACTCAAGGGATGACTAAAGCACTCCACGCTCAACGTGCTCTTGCCACACTTTCTCCTGATAGTAAACTGCTTGTAGGCTATTTAAAACTCAATCCTGAGGGGAAAGTCCTAAGCAGCCAACTTCTCATGAAACATGCCCTGACACCTGGCTGGCAAAAAAATCGTACTGATACGGAGATTGCCTTAAAGGAAACGAAAGATACCCCTTTCTTGAATGATACCGAAATTCTCGAACAAAATAAATTTCAGCTATCACTGCAATCTATTCAAATAGCCCGTAAAGAAAAACTTACTCTGATCCTGAATCAAATCAAAGCGTTACTTGACAACCAAGTTACCTCTCCATCCATCGAATTCGTACAAAACTATCAACTGCTGAATGACGAGCTCATCTCTGTAATCGCTACTCTTAATGAAGAAAATGCTCTGCAGCTGCGCTATTTGATGAGGCAATATAGCGATGAGCCTTTAGATGAGCTACTCAAGAAAGTACAAGCTGCCGGTTTAAGCCAATTACTGACCTCCTCACCTTCCCCTAACACAGATAACAGCGACCAATTAAAGGAAGCGTTTGAAAGCAAGCTCAGTGATATTAAACAGGCAAGAAACCTGGAAAGCCTAGAAGCTGCCGTACAAACCGCTATCCAATGGATTGCTTCAGACACTTTGCAAGACCCGCAACTTCTATCCGGTTTCCAAAAACAGACTAGCGAAACTGTCATTCAAAAATTGGGAGATTTTTTATTATCCCCACAGGATAATCTCCCTCAAACTGAACTTGTTGCAAACAAAAGATTGCTTTTAGAAACAGTTCTCAGCCACGCATGGATTAAAGATGATGAAATCAAACATTATTTTCTTAACGAGTTTGATATTCTCTCCTCCCAAGAAGAATAA
- a CDS encoding MFS transporter — MSGLLSLFQPAPHIKEIEDPKKVDSLYKYWRVRIFYSMFIGYALYYFTRKSFTFAMPGISQELHLDKAHLGLLGSIFYITYGVSKFASGIMSDRSNPRYFMAAGLFVTGVINILFGMSSSFTAFLIFWGINGWFQGFGWPPCARLLMHWYSHSERGAWWSSWNVSHNVGAFIIPWVVGAALEWYGWRAAMYIPGVICILGSFFLLNRLRDTPQSLGLPPIEKYRNDYLDKRHQLEEEQELTARQLLVDYVLKNPYIWILGIAYFFVYVVRTAVNDWTALYLIETKQYRMLGGNGVASLFEVGGVAGSICAGWASDKYFHAKRGPVNAIFAMAMIASTIFFWWIPPGYPWMDSLGVFFLGFATFGPQMLIGVAAAELTHKKAAATSTGFIGFIAYLGAAVAGYPLGKVAQEHGWDGFFIALIGCSVLATLILLPLWNVTRYHYVDEK; from the coding sequence GTGTCAGGCTTACTCAGTTTATTCCAGCCAGCACCACATATTAAAGAGATTGAGGATCCTAAAAAAGTTGATTCTCTCTATAAGTATTGGCGAGTTCGTATTTTCTATTCGATGTTTATCGGATATGCCCTTTATTACTTTACGAGAAAAAGTTTTACTTTCGCAATGCCGGGTATAAGCCAAGAGTTACATCTTGACAAAGCTCATCTCGGATTGCTTGGTAGTATATTCTATATCACCTATGGCGTCAGTAAATTTGCCAGCGGAATTATGTCCGACCGCTCCAATCCGCGCTATTTTATGGCTGCCGGTCTTTTCGTTACAGGTGTGATCAATATCTTATTCGGAATGTCCTCTTCCTTTACCGCATTTCTTATTTTTTGGGGGATCAACGGCTGGTTCCAAGGATTTGGTTGGCCTCCCTGTGCGCGCTTACTCATGCACTGGTATTCCCATTCGGAACGCGGCGCTTGGTGGTCAAGTTGGAACGTCTCCCATAATGTGGGTGCCTTTATTATTCCTTGGGTAGTAGGTGCTGCATTAGAGTGGTACGGTTGGCGCGCGGCAATGTATATTCCCGGTGTTATCTGTATCTTGGGAAGTTTTTTTCTTCTCAACCGCCTTAGGGATACTCCCCAATCCTTAGGATTGCCTCCTATTGAAAAATACCGAAATGACTACCTTGACAAGAGGCACCAACTTGAAGAAGAACAAGAACTGACAGCTAGGCAGCTGCTCGTAGATTATGTTTTGAAAAATCCTTACATCTGGATTTTAGGTATTGCCTACTTCTTCGTCTATGTCGTTCGTACAGCAGTCAATGACTGGACAGCTTTATATCTTATTGAAACTAAGCAGTATCGGATGCTAGGTGGTAATGGTGTAGCCTCATTGTTTGAAGTGGGCGGCGTAGCAGGCAGTATTTGTGCCGGCTGGGCGTCGGATAAATACTTCCATGCCAAAAGAGGCCCTGTTAACGCCATTTTTGCTATGGCAATGATTGCTTCCACTATCTTCTTCTGGTGGATCCCCCCCGGTTATCCGTGGATGGATTCTTTAGGGGTATTCTTTTTAGGGTTTGCTACCTTCGGGCCGCAAATGTTGATCGGTGTTGCAGCAGCGGAACTCACTCATAAAAAGGCAGCAGCAACTTCGACCGGATTCATTGGGTTCATTGCTTATCTAGGCGCCGCAGTCGCTGGTTATCCCTTAGGTAAGGTTGCTCAAGAGCATGGATGGGATGGTTTTTTTATAGCCTTGATAGGTTGCAGTGTTCTAGCTACCCTCATTTTGCTCCCCTTATGGAATGTAACGCGCTACCATTATGTAGATGAAAAGTAA